One Acidobacteriota bacterium genomic window, TTTAAGCTCCGGGTGAAACTGACATCCCAAAAACCAAGGGTGGTTCTCCACCTCCACTATCTCCACATAGTTCCCATCAGGGGAGATACCGCTGAGCTTGAGCCCCGCCTTTTCAAGGGTCTCTCGATATTCAATATTGAATTCATACCGGTGGCGATGCCGTTCATATATCACCTCTTGGTTGTAAGCCTTGTAGGCGATGGAAGCCTCATCCAACTTGCAGGGGTACTTCCCCAATCTCATCGTTCCTCCCATGTCGGTTACCCCTACCAGGTTAGGGAGAAGGTGGATGACGGGATGGGGTGTTTCCGGTTCGAACTCGGAGCTGTTTGCTTTGGTGAGGTGGGCTACATTCCGGGCGAATTCTATAACCGCGCACTGCATTCCGAGGCAGATACCGAAGAAGGGAACCTTCTTCTCTCTCGCGTAACCGACCGCAGTGATCATACCTTCTACCCCTCGCTTACCGAACCCACCGGGGACGAGAACCCCTGACACTGAAGAGAGAAACTTCTCCGGTCCCTCCTTTTCAATATCCTCCGCCTCGATCCATTCTATGTTCACCTTAAGGGAATCGGGGTAGCCTCCGTGATGAAGGGCTTCGATGAGGCTCTTGTAGGAATCGTGAAAGCCCACATATTTGCCTACCACTCCGATGGTAACCTCATCTTTAGGGTTTTTTATCCGGGCAACCAGCTCCTCCCAGGGGCGCATATCGGATTTCGTCTCCGGGAGCCCGAGGATTCTAATGATAGCCTCATCAAGGCCTTCCTTTCTGAAGACCAGAGGAATCTCGTAGATACAATCGACATCTTTAGCGGTTATAACCGCCTCCTCAGAGACATTACAGAAGAGGGCGATCTTTGATTTTATCTCCCGGGGAAGGAAGCGGTCGGTACGGCAGAGTATGATGTCGGGTTGGATCCCTATCTCTCGGAGCTCCTTCACACTGTGCTGGGTAGGCTTTGTCTTGAGCTCCTGGGAGGTTTTTATATAAGGGACAAGGGTCAGATGGATAAATACTGAGTTCCCTCGACCCAGCTCCTGACGAAGTTGACGGATCGCCTCGAGGAAGGGAAGACTTTCGATATCGCCTACCGTTCCTCCCACCTCTACTATCTTTATATCAGCCTTGTCTGCCTCCAGCGTGATGGAGTCCTTTATCTGGTCGGTAACATGGGGAATTACCTGCACCGTTTGCCCTAGGTAATCACCCCGGCGCTCTTTTTTTATCACTGCCTCATAGATCTGCCCCGAGGTGAAGTTGCTCGCCTTGCTCGTGGTATAGCTGGTGAACCTCTCGTAATGCCCCAGATCGAGATCCGCTTCCGCCCCATCGTCGGTTACATAGACCTCGCCGTGCTGGAAGGGGCTCATCGTTCCTGGGTCGACATTGAGGTAGGGGTCGAGTTTAAGGAAGCTTACCTTCAATCCTCGGCTCTCCAGGAGACAGCCGATGGAAGAGGCAGCGATCCCCTTACCTAAGGAGGAGATCACCCCACCGGTTACGAAGATATATTTTGTCTTCCTTTTTGTTCCCATTAGTCTTAGGTCCCACCTTTCCTTATTATCTCCCTCACTTGCTCCAGGTCCTCTTTTGTGTTCACCTCATAGGATGGATAGGAGGTGAGGGCGACCTTTATCCTATACCCATATTCCAGAATCCTTAATTGCTCCAGCCCTTCGATGAGCTCAAGGGGCGTTTGTTTAAGGGTTGAGTAGATGAGGAGAAACTCCCTCCGAAAGACATAAAGCCCGATATGGCGGAAGTAGTTCCTGAGGAACTCAGTGTGAGCAAGTAACCATTCCCTTTCTTTCCCTAAGGGAGCCCTCTTGGGATGAGGTATTGGGGCTCTACTGAAATAGAGAGCATATCCCGAATCATCGGTGACCACTTTTACTATATTGGGATTGAATATATCCTCCGGCCTTTTTATCCTCCTCTTCAATGTAGCCACTACCGCCTCCTTCTCCTCCTCGAGAGCAGAAATAGCTTCGGTTATTGCCTCCTTTGAGATCAGCGGTTCATCCCCCTGGATGTTCACCACGATCTCCATATCATCTCGCTTTTCCGCCACCTCCTTTACCCGATCGGTTCCGCTTTTGTGGTTTCTATCGGTCATCATCACCTTTCCGCCGAAGGAGCTTACCGCTTGATATATCCTCTCATCATCGGTGGCTACTATTAATTCGTCTATCTCCTCACACTGGGAAGCCCGTTCGTAGACCCATTGGATCATCGGTTTCCCCATAATGTCAGCCAGTGGTTTCCCCGGAAAGCGAGAGGAGTGATATCGGGCAGGGATCACCGCCAGTACCTTCTTCCCCTCGATCATCAGCGTACCGGTCCTCTCCTGTCAAAACCTTTTTTATCGTCAGTATCTTATTAAAAACCCATACTTAAGTCAAACATAAAAGTATGTCTTAACTCTTTAAGAAGCGAGGAGGATCCAGCCAAACTGCCAAAATAGTCTTGACAGCTTTCAATAAGTAAATTACCATATTCTATACCTTGAGGGAGGGAAATCTCCGAAGATTTTGTTGTTTGTTTCTCCCGGGGGGTTATTTTTAATCTAAGAAAGGATAGGTGATTCTTGGATGATCGGGGAGAAGATCGGGGTTTTGGGTACAAAGATAAGGTATGGAATCGCCAGGTTCTTCTCCCTTTTGAAGGTGAATCCGAGCGTACTTACCTTCATTGGTCTGGTGATAAATATCTACGCCGCTTTTCTTTTCGCCTCAG contains:
- the kdsB gene encoding 3-deoxy-manno-octulosonate cytidylyltransferase, translating into MIEGKKVLAVIPARYHSSRFPGKPLADIMGKPMIQWVYERASQCEEIDELIVATDDERIYQAVSSFGGKVMMTDRNHKSGTDRVKEVAEKRDDMEIVVNIQGDEPLISKEAITEAISALEEEKEAVVATLKRRIKRPEDIFNPNIVKVVTDDSGYALYFSRAPIPHPKRAPLGKEREWLLAHTEFLRNYFRHIGLYVFRREFLLIYSTLKQTPLELIEGLEQLRILEYGYRIKVALTSYPSYEVNTKEDLEQVREIIRKGGT
- a CDS encoding CTP synthase, whose translation is MGTKRKTKYIFVTGGVISSLGKGIAASSIGCLLESRGLKVSFLKLDPYLNVDPGTMSPFQHGEVYVTDDGAEADLDLGHYERFTSYTTSKASNFTSGQIYEAVIKKERRGDYLGQTVQVIPHVTDQIKDSITLEADKADIKIVEVGGTVGDIESLPFLEAIRQLRQELGRGNSVFIHLTLVPYIKTSQELKTKPTQHSVKELREIGIQPDIILCRTDRFLPREIKSKIALFCNVSEEAVITAKDVDCIYEIPLVFRKEGLDEAIIRILGLPETKSDMRPWEELVARIKNPKDEVTIGVVGKYVGFHDSYKSLIEALHHGGYPDSLKVNIEWIEAEDIEKEGPEKFLSSVSGVLVPGGFGKRGVEGMITAVGYAREKKVPFFGICLGMQCAVIEFARNVAHLTKANSSEFEPETPHPVIHLLPNLVGVTDMGGTMRLGKYPCKLDEASIAYKAYNQEVIYERHRHRYEFNIEYRETLEKAGLKLSGISPDGNYVEIVEVENHPWFLGCQFHPELKSKPLLPHPLFTSFIRAAYRYKKGR